A region of Nostoc sp. 'Peltigera membranacea cyanobiont' N6 DNA encodes the following proteins:
- a CDS encoding DNA-directed RNA polymerase subunit beta'', producing MTNEKMIFRNRVVDKGQLRNLISWAFTNYGTARTAVMADKLKDLGFRYATKAGVSISVDDLMIPPTKRLLLEAAEEEIRATETRYQRGEITEVERFQKVIDTWNGTSEALKDEVVVHFKKTNPLNSVYMMAFSGARGNISQVRQLVGMRGLMADPQGEIIDLPIKTNFREGLTVTEYIISSYGARKGLVDTALRTADSGYLTRRLVDVSQDVIIREFDCGTTRGLAIRPMTEGAKTLIPLGTRLMGRVIGEDVVHPVTKELIAARNSPIPEDLAKKIEKSGVGEVVVRSPLTCEAARSVCQHCYGWSLAHAKMVDLGEAVGIIAAQSIGEPGTQLTMRTFHTGGVFTGEVAQQVRSKIDGTVKLPRKLKTRTYRTRHGEDALYVEANGIMLLEPTKVGDVTPENQEVHLTQGSTLYVFDGNKVKQGQLLAEVALGGRTTRTNTEKAVKDVASDLAGEVQFAEVVPEQKTDRQGNTTTTAARGGLIWILSGEVYNLPPGAELIVKNGDAIAANGVLAETKLSSLHGGVVRLPEATPGKSTREIEIITASVVLDQATVTVQSSQGRNNYLVSTGNNQVFNLRATPGTKVQNGQVVAELIDDRYRTTTGGFLKFAGVEVQKKGKAKLGYEVVQGGTLLWIPEESHEVNKDISLLLVEDGQFVEAGTEVVKDIFCQNSGVVEVTQKNDILREVVVKPGELLMVDDPESVIGRDNTFIQPGEEFQGNVATELRYIQYVETPEGPALLSRPVVEFAVPDNPDVPSTTSVSQQTGRSIQLRAVQRLPYKDSERVKSVEGVELLRTQLVLEIEQEGEQDHNASPLAADIELVEDTEDPEVQRLQLVILESLVIRRDITADATQGSTQTTLEVHDGLTIAPGSVVARTQILCKEGGEVRGVRKGTENVRRCLVLRDADRLTINTSTQPKVKVGDLLVEGTEVAPGVFAPESGQVVDIKNAAAASGGESSLSTKNYVVTTRIGRPYRVSPGAVLQIEDGDLVQRGDNLVLLVFERAKTGDIIQGLPRIEELLEARKPKEACILCRRSGEVKVVYAESGDEAIAIKVVESNGVVTDYPLGPGQNLIVPDGSMVVAGQPLTDGPSNPHEILEIFFSLGSEDGIYACASIALQKVQTFLVNEVQMVYQSQGIDISDKHIEVIVRQMTNKVRIDDGGDTTMLPGELVELRQVEQVNEAMAITGGARAQYTPVLLGITKASLNTDSFISAASFQETTRVLTEAAIEGKSDWLRGLKENVIIGRLIPAGTGYNTYDEPGAIEDYATEISSSVLDEVDDPLDMVLDDRTARTYNLDSPTLGESGFGSRRAERSILDEEDELIADEVVDEDDFEEEEEDDDDDFDEE from the coding sequence ATGACTAACGAAAAAATGATTTTTCGCAATCGCGTAGTTGACAAAGGTCAACTGAGAAATTTAATTTCTTGGGCTTTTACGAATTATGGTACAGCGCGAACCGCAGTGATGGCGGACAAATTGAAAGATTTGGGATTTCGCTATGCTACCAAAGCAGGGGTTTCCATCAGTGTAGATGACCTGATGATACCACCAACTAAGCGATTGCTCTTAGAAGCAGCAGAGGAAGAAATTCGTGCTACTGAAACCCGTTATCAACGGGGAGAAATCACTGAAGTAGAACGCTTCCAAAAGGTAATCGATACTTGGAATGGTACTAGTGAAGCCTTGAAAGATGAAGTAGTCGTTCACTTCAAGAAGACTAATCCCCTGAACTCTGTATACATGATGGCATTCTCCGGGGCACGGGGTAACATCTCCCAAGTCCGGCAGTTGGTGGGGATGCGGGGACTGATGGCAGATCCTCAAGGGGAAATTATCGATTTACCGATCAAAACCAATTTCCGTGAAGGGCTAACTGTGACGGAATACATTATTTCGTCTTACGGTGCCAGAAAAGGATTGGTGGATACTGCTTTGCGGACGGCTGACTCTGGTTATCTTACCCGTCGGTTGGTGGACGTTTCCCAAGATGTAATTATTCGGGAATTTGACTGCGGAACCACTAGAGGTCTTGCCATTCGACCAATGACAGAAGGTGCTAAAACCTTGATTCCTTTGGGAACCCGGTTGATGGGACGGGTAATTGGCGAAGATGTGGTGCATCCGGTCACAAAAGAATTGATTGCAGCCCGCAATTCTCCAATTCCTGAAGACTTGGCAAAGAAAATTGAAAAGTCTGGGGTGGGAGAAGTTGTGGTGCGATCGCCACTAACTTGTGAAGCCGCACGTTCTGTATGTCAACACTGCTACGGCTGGAGTTTGGCCCACGCCAAGATGGTAGACTTAGGCGAAGCTGTGGGGATCATTGCTGCTCAAAGTATCGGGGAACCTGGTACTCAGCTAACGATGCGGACATTCCACACTGGTGGGGTGTTTACTGGGGAAGTGGCGCAACAAGTTCGTTCTAAAATCGATGGGACTGTCAAGCTTCCACGCAAGCTGAAGACTAGAACATATCGGACTCGCCACGGGGAAGATGCCCTCTATGTTGAGGCGAATGGCATCATGCTTTTGGAACCAACAAAAGTAGGTGATGTTACCCCAGAAAACCAAGAGGTTCATCTGACCCAAGGTTCAACACTATATGTATTTGATGGAAATAAGGTAAAACAAGGGCAGTTGTTGGCAGAGGTCGCCCTTGGTGGACGGACAACTCGGACTAATACAGAAAAAGCAGTTAAAGATGTTGCCTCTGACTTAGCTGGGGAAGTGCAATTTGCCGAAGTAGTTCCAGAACAAAAAACTGACCGTCAAGGTAATACCACAACCACAGCCGCACGTGGTGGTTTGATTTGGATTCTGTCTGGGGAAGTTTACAACTTGCCACCAGGGGCCGAATTGATAGTGAAAAATGGTGATGCGATCGCTGCTAATGGAGTTTTAGCAGAAACCAAGTTAAGCAGTTTACACGGCGGTGTGGTGCGCTTGCCAGAAGCTACCCCAGGTAAGAGTACCAGAGAAATTGAGATTATCACTGCTTCTGTGGTTTTAGACCAGGCAACGGTAACAGTCCAAAGTTCTCAAGGACGCAATAATTACTTAGTCTCCACTGGCAACAACCAGGTATTTAACCTCCGAGCTACACCAGGCACAAAAGTGCAAAATGGTCAAGTAGTAGCTGAGTTAATTGATGACCGCTATCGCACAACTACTGGTGGATTCCTGAAATTTGCTGGTGTAGAAGTCCAGAAAAAAGGTAAAGCCAAGCTGGGTTATGAAGTCGTGCAGGGCGGTACCTTGTTGTGGATTCCTGAAGAAAGCCACGAAGTTAATAAAGACATCTCCTTACTGTTGGTAGAAGACGGTCAGTTTGTAGAAGCTGGCACTGAAGTGGTGAAAGATATCTTCTGCCAAAACAGTGGTGTGGTAGAAGTGACCCAGAAAAACGACATCCTGCGGGAAGTTGTGGTGAAGCCAGGGGAACTGCTGATGGTGGACGATCCAGAATCAGTCATCGGGCGAGATAACACCTTCATCCAGCCAGGTGAGGAATTCCAAGGTAATGTTGCCACGGAATTGCGTTATATCCAGTATGTAGAGACACCAGAAGGCCCTGCCCTGTTGAGTCGTCCAGTAGTTGAGTTTGCCGTACCTGATAATCCAGACGTGCCATCCACTACATCGGTAAGTCAACAAACCGGGCGATCGATTCAATTAAGAGCAGTACAGAGACTACCTTACAAAGATTCGGAACGTGTCAAATCTGTTGAAGGTGTAGAACTGCTGCGAACCCAGCTTGTACTGGAAATTGAGCAAGAAGGGGAACAAGACCATAATGCTTCACCCCTGGCAGCAGATATTGAATTAGTAGAGGATACCGAAGATCCAGAAGTTCAACGTTTACAACTGGTGATTTTGGAATCCTTGGTAATTCGTCGAGACATTACCGCCGATGCCACCCAAGGTAGCACCCAGACGACACTTGAGGTACACGATGGGTTAACCATCGCCCCAGGTTCTGTAGTCGCACGTACCCAAATCTTGTGTAAAGAAGGCGGGGAAGTGCGAGGTGTCCGCAAAGGAACCGAAAACGTGCGTCGCTGTTTAGTGTTGCGTGACGCTGACAGGCTTACCATTAATACTAGTACTCAGCCAAAAGTGAAAGTGGGTGACTTGCTAGTAGAAGGTACAGAAGTTGCTCCTGGAGTTTTTGCTCCAGAATCAGGGCAGGTAGTAGATATTAAAAATGCTGCTGCTGCATCTGGTGGGGAATCATCTCTGAGTACTAAAAACTACGTTGTTACTACCCGTATCGGTCGCCCTTATCGAGTCAGCCCTGGTGCTGTGTTGCAGATAGAAGACGGCGATTTGGTACAACGGGGTGATAACTTGGTGTTGTTGGTGTTTGAACGCGCCAAAACCGGAGATATCATTCAAGGTTTGCCCCGGATTGAGGAACTACTTGAAGCTCGTAAACCGAAAGAAGCCTGCATTTTATGTCGGCGGAGCGGAGAAGTTAAGGTAGTTTACGCTGAAAGTGGTGATGAAGCGATCGCTATTAAGGTCGTAGAATCAAATGGCGTGGTGACAGATTATCCTCTGGGCCCTGGACAAAATTTGATTGTTCCAGATGGCTCAATGGTAGTAGCGGGACAACCGTTGACTGATGGCCCATCCAATCCCCACGAAATTTTAGAAATCTTCTTTAGCCTTGGTTCTGAAGACGGAATCTATGCTTGTGCGAGCATTGCTTTGCAGAAGGTACAGACATTCTTGGTGAACGAAGTGCAAATGGTGTACCAATCTCAAGGGATTGATATTTCCGATAAGCACATTGAAGTGATTGTTCGCCAAATGACCAACAAAGTCAGGATTGATGATGGTGGCGACACTACCATGCTTCCCGGCGAATTGGTGGAACTGCGCCAAGTTGAGCAGGTGAACGAAGCTATGGCAATTACAGGCGGTGCGAGGGCACAGTATACCCCAGTATTGTTGGGTATCACCAAAGCATCGTTGAACACCGACAGCTTTATCTCCGCCGCATCATTCCAAGAGACAACACGGGTACTTACCGAAGCAGCTATCGAAGGCAAATCCGACTGGCTGCGCGGGTTAAAGGAAAACGTGATTATCGGGCGATTGATTCCGGCTGGTACTGGGTACAATACCTATGATGAACCTGGTGCGATCGAAGATTATGCTACTGAAATTAGCAGTAGTGTCTTAGATGAAGTTGACGATCCCCTGGATATGGTATTAGATGACCGTACAGCCCGCACCTATAATTTAGATTCTCCGACTCTTGGTGAATCTGGTTTTGGTAGCAGACGTGCAGAAAGGTCAATTCTAGATGAAGAAGATGAATTAATCGCCGATGAAGTAGTAGACGAGGACGATTTCGAGGAAGAAGAAGAAGACGATGATGATGATTTCGACGAAGAATAA
- a CDS encoding DNA-directed RNA polymerase subunit gamma, whose translation MRPAQTNQFDYVKIGLASPERIRQWGERTLPNGQVVGEVTKPETINYRTLKPEMDGLFCERIFGPAKDWECHCGKYKRVRHRGIVCERCGVEVTESRVRRHRMGYIKLAAPVAHVWYLKGIPSYISILLDMPLRDVEQIVYFNSYVVLSAGNAETLTYKQLLSEDQWLEIEDQIYSEDSVLQGVEVGIGAEALLRLLADINLEQEAESLREEIGNAKGQKRAKLIKRLRVIDNFIATGSKPEWMVMAVIPVIPPDLRPMVQLDGGRFATSDLNDLYRRVINRNNRLARLQEILAPEIIVRNEKRMLQEAVDALIDNGRRGRTVVGANNRPLKSLSDIIEGKQGRFRQNLLGKRVDYSGRSVIVVGPKLKIHQCGLPREMAIELFQPFVINRLIRSGMVNNIKAAKKLISRNDPSVWDVLEEVIEGHPVMLNRAPTLHRLGIQSFEPILVEGRAIQLHPLVCPAFNADFDGDQMAVHVPLSLESQAEARLLMLASNNILSPATGKPIITPSQDMVLGAYYLTAENPGATKGAGNYFSSLEDVIMAFQQDQIDLHAYIYVRFDGDIESDQPDTEPVKVTENEDGTRTLMYKFRRVRQDAKGNVLSQYIYTTPGRVIYNNAIQEALAS comes from the coding sequence ATGAGACCTGCCCAAACTAATCAGTTTGACTACGTAAAAATCGGCTTGGCTTCCCCCGAACGCATTCGGCAGTGGGGCGAAAGAACATTGCCTAATGGTCAAGTAGTCGGTGAAGTTACCAAGCCAGAGACAATTAACTACCGAACTCTCAAGCCAGAGATGGATGGCTTATTTTGTGAGCGCATCTTTGGCCCCGCGAAAGATTGGGAATGCCATTGTGGTAAGTATAAAAGAGTCCGTCATAGAGGTATTGTTTGCGAGCGCTGTGGCGTGGAAGTCACCGAGTCACGGGTGCGTCGTCACCGCATGGGCTATATTAAACTCGCCGCACCAGTAGCTCACGTTTGGTATCTCAAAGGCATTCCTAGCTATATTTCCATCCTGTTAGATATGCCTCTACGGGATGTCGAGCAGATTGTCTATTTCAACTCTTATGTTGTCCTGAGTGCAGGTAATGCCGAAACTTTAACTTACAAACAACTACTGAGTGAAGACCAGTGGTTGGAAATAGAAGACCAAATTTATAGCGAAGATTCTGTGCTGCAAGGCGTAGAGGTAGGTATTGGGGCTGAAGCGCTGTTGCGTTTGCTTGCCGATATCAATTTGGAACAAGAAGCAGAAAGCCTACGCGAAGAAATTGGCAACGCCAAAGGACAAAAGAGAGCCAAGCTAATTAAACGCCTGCGGGTAATTGACAACTTTATCGCCACTGGTTCCAAACCAGAGTGGATGGTAATGGCAGTCATTCCCGTGATTCCCCCCGACTTGCGCCCAATGGTGCAGCTAGATGGCGGACGCTTTGCGACTAGCGATTTGAATGATTTGTATCGGCGGGTAATTAACCGTAACAATCGTTTGGCACGCTTGCAAGAAATTTTGGCACCAGAGATTATTGTGCGGAACGAAAAGCGGATGCTGCAAGAAGCAGTGGATGCTTTGATTGACAATGGTCGTCGGGGACGCACTGTGGTAGGGGCAAATAACCGACCCCTGAAATCTTTGTCCGACATTATTGAGGGTAAGCAAGGACGTTTCCGACAAAACTTGTTAGGTAAACGAGTTGACTACTCTGGACGTTCGGTTATTGTAGTTGGGCCAAAGCTGAAAATTCACCAGTGCGGTTTGCCTAGAGAAATGGCAATTGAGCTATTTCAGCCATTTGTGATTAACCGCCTGATTCGTAGCGGCATGGTAAATAATATCAAAGCTGCGAAAAAGCTGATATCACGTAACGATCCCAGTGTTTGGGATGTGCTGGAAGAGGTGATTGAAGGACACCCTGTAATGCTAAATCGGGCACCAACGTTGCACCGCTTGGGTATTCAGTCTTTTGAACCGATTTTAGTAGAAGGTAGAGCAATTCAACTGCATCCTCTGGTGTGTCCGGCATTTAACGCCGACTTTGACGGGGATCAAATGGCGGTACACGTACCTCTGTCGTTAGAAAGTCAGGCTGAAGCGCGGTTGTTGATGTTGGCTTCTAACAATATTTTGTCACCAGCCACGGGTAAACCAATTATCACGCCTAGCCAAGATATGGTATTGGGAGCCTATTACTTAACAGCAGAAAATCCCGGTGCAACAAAAGGCGCAGGAAATTACTTTTCTTCGCTGGAAGATGTAATTATGGCTTTCCAGCAAGATCAAATTGACTTACACGCCTATATTTACGTGCGGTTTGACGGTGACATAGAATCAGACCAACCGGATACGGAACCTGTGAAAGTGACGGAAAACGAGGATGGGACTCGGACATTAATGTATAAGTTCCGCCGAGTCAGACAAGATGCTAAAGGCAATGTACTTTCTCAGTATATTTATACAACTCCTGGGCGCGTTATTTACAACAATGCCATTCAGGAAGCACTAGCAAGTTAA
- the rpoB gene encoding DNA-directed RNA polymerase subunit beta — MTKETYMEPAFLLPDLIEIQRASFRWFLEEGLIEELNSFSPITDYTGKLELHFLGHNYKLKEPKYSVEEAKRRDSTYAVQMYVPTRLINKETGEIKEQEVFIGDLPLMTDRGTFIINGAERVIVNQIVRSPGVYYKSEIDKNGRRTYSASLIPNRGAWLKFETDRNDLVWVRIDKTRKLSAQVLLKALGLSDNEIFDALRHPEYFQKTIEKEGQFSEEEALMELYRKLRPGEPPTVLGGQQLLDSRFFDPKRYDLGRVGRYKLNKKLRLSVPDTMRVLTAGDILAAVDYLINLEYDIGNIDDIDHLGNRRVRSVGELLQNQVRVGLNRLERIIRERMTVSDAEVLTPASLVNPKPLVAAIKEFFGSSQLSQFMDQTNPLAELTHKRRLSALGPGGLTRERAGFAVRDIHPSHYGRICPIETPEGPNAGLIGSLATHARVNLYGFLETPFRPVENGQVRFDIPPAYMTADEEDDLRVAPGDIPVDETGHIIGPLVPVRYRQEFSTTTPEQVDYVAVSPVQIVSVATSMIPFLEHDDANRALMGSNMQRQAVPLLKPERPLVGTGLEAQGARDSGMVVVSRTDGDVTYVDAKEIRVRPKANTSEIKYTLSKYQRSNQDTCLNQKPLVRIGEKVVAGQVLADGSSTEGGELALGQNIVVAYMPWEGYNYEDAILISERLVQDDVYTSIHIEKYEIEARQTKLGPEEITREIPNVGEDALRQLDEQGIIRIGAWVEAGDILVGKVTPKGESDQPPEEKLLRAIFGEKARDVRDNSLRVPNGEKGRVVDVRLFTREQGDELPPGANMVVRVYVAQKRKIQVGDKMAGRHGNKGIISRILPAEDMPYLPDGSPVDIVLNPLGVPSRMNVGQVFECLLGWAGQTLGVRFKITPFDEMYGEETSRRIVHGKLQEARDETGKDWVYNPDNPGKIMVYDGRTGEPFDRAITIGVAYMLKLVHLVDDKIHARSTGPYSLVTQQPLGGKAQQGGQRFGEMEVWALEAFGAAYTLQELLTVKSDDMQGRNEALNAIVKGKAIPRPGTPESFKVLMRELQSLGLDIAVHKVETQADGSSLDVEVDLMADQSARRTPPRPTYESLSRESLDDDE, encoded by the coding sequence ATGACTAAAGAAACATATATGGAACCCGCCTTTCTGTTGCCCGACTTGATTGAAATCCAGCGAGCAAGCTTTCGCTGGTTTTTGGAAGAAGGGCTGATAGAAGAACTGAACTCCTTTAGTCCTATTACAGATTATACGGGCAAATTAGAATTGCACTTTTTGGGTCATAACTACAAACTCAAGGAGCCAAAGTACAGCGTCGAAGAAGCGAAACGGCGTGACAGCACTTATGCCGTCCAAATGTATGTTCCCACACGGTTGATTAATAAAGAAACCGGGGAAATCAAAGAGCAAGAGGTATTCATTGGTGATTTGCCTTTGATGACCGATCGCGGCACGTTTATTATTAACGGGGCCGAGCGAGTAATTGTCAACCAAATAGTGCGATCGCCTGGGGTTTATTACAAATCAGAAATCGACAAAAACGGGCGACGTACTTATTCAGCTAGCTTAATTCCCAACCGGGGAGCATGGCTGAAATTTGAAACAGACCGTAACGATTTGGTGTGGGTACGTATCGACAAAACCCGGAAACTCTCCGCGCAGGTACTACTAAAGGCTTTAGGGTTATCAGACAACGAAATCTTTGACGCTTTACGCCACCCCGAATATTTCCAAAAAACCATCGAAAAAGAAGGGCAGTTTTCTGAAGAAGAAGCCCTGATGGAGTTATATCGGAAACTGCGTCCTGGTGAACCACCCACAGTATTAGGTGGACAGCAACTCCTAGATTCTAGATTCTTTGACCCGAAACGTTATGACCTTGGTCGCGTTGGGCGGTATAAACTCAACAAGAAATTGCGCCTTTCTGTCCCAGACACCATGCGGGTATTGACTGCTGGCGATATCTTGGCAGCCGTAGATTACCTAATTAACCTAGAATATGACATCGGTAACATCGATGACATTGACCACTTAGGCAACCGTCGCGTGAGAAGCGTCGGTGAATTGCTGCAAAACCAAGTGAGGGTAGGTTTAAACCGTTTAGAGCGAATTATTCGGGAACGGATGACTGTATCCGATGCTGAAGTACTAACTCCCGCTTCCTTGGTGAACCCCAAACCATTAGTAGCAGCAATTAAAGAATTCTTTGGTTCCAGCCAATTAAGTCAGTTCATGGATCAAACCAATCCTCTCGCAGAACTGACGCACAAACGCCGTCTAAGTGCCCTTGGCCCTGGTGGTTTAACCCGCGAACGCGCTGGGTTTGCTGTACGGGATATTCACCCTAGTCACTATGGACGTATTTGCCCCATTGAGACACCAGAAGGCCCCAACGCCGGATTGATTGGCTCCTTAGCAACCCATGCGCGGGTTAACCTGTACGGGTTCCTCGAAACACCATTTAGACCTGTAGAAAATGGGCAGGTTAGGTTTGATATACCTCCCGCCTACATGACAGCCGATGAAGAAGACGACCTACGGGTAGCTCCGGGAGATATTCCTGTAGATGAAACCGGACACATTATCGGGCCTCTGGTGCCAGTGCGCTATCGGCAAGAATTTTCCACCACAACACCAGAACAGGTGGACTACGTAGCAGTATCCCCCGTACAGATTGTATCGGTAGCAACCAGCATGATTCCCTTCTTGGAGCATGATGACGCTAACCGAGCGCTGATGGGATCGAACATGCAACGGCAAGCAGTACCCCTGCTTAAGCCAGAACGTCCTTTGGTGGGTACTGGTTTGGAAGCGCAAGGAGCAAGAGACTCCGGGATGGTGGTTGTATCGCGTACCGATGGCGATGTCACTTATGTGGATGCTAAAGAAATTCGCGTCCGTCCTAAAGCTAATACCTCCGAAATTAAGTACACCCTTTCCAAATATCAACGTTCTAACCAAGACACCTGTTTAAACCAGAAACCTCTCGTCCGCATTGGTGAAAAGGTTGTTGCTGGTCAGGTATTGGCTGATGGCTCCTCCACCGAAGGCGGTGAATTGGCGCTAGGACAAAATATCGTTGTAGCCTACATGCCTTGGGAAGGCTACAACTACGAGGACGCAATTTTAATCTCTGAAAGATTGGTGCAGGATGATGTCTACACCTCAATTCACATTGAAAAATATGAAATTGAAGCTAGACAAACCAAACTAGGGCCAGAAGAAATTACCAGAGAAATTCCCAACGTTGGGGAAGATGCCTTGCGTCAGTTGGATGAACAGGGAATCATTCGCATTGGGGCGTGGGTAGAAGCTGGTGATATCTTGGTAGGAAAAGTCACGCCCAAGGGTGAATCTGACCAACCACCAGAAGAAAAACTGTTGCGGGCGATTTTCGGTGAAAAAGCGCGGGATGTGCGGGACAATTCCCTACGAGTCCCCAACGGTGAAAAAGGTCGCGTAGTTGATGTGCGCTTGTTTACTCGCGAACAAGGCGATGAACTACCACCAGGAGCCAATATGGTAGTCCGGGTGTACGTTGCCCAAAAACGCAAAATCCAAGTTGGCGACAAAATGGCAGGTCGTCACGGTAATAAAGGGATTATTTCTCGGATATTACCGGCAGAAGATATGCCTTATTTGCCCGATGGTTCACCAGTGGACATTGTACTCAACCCCTTGGGCGTACCCAGTCGGATGAACGTTGGACAAGTATTTGAATGCCTCTTGGGTTGGGCTGGTCAGACCTTGGGAGTACGATTTAAGATTACTCCCTTTGATGAAATGTATGGGGAAGAGACATCCCGCCGAATCGTGCATGGCAAATTGCAAGAAGCACGGGACGAAACAGGGAAAGACTGGGTATATAACCCAGATAACCCAGGCAAAATCATGGTGTATGACGGTCGTACAGGCGAACCCTTTGACCGAGCAATTACCATCGGTGTAGCTTATATGCTGAAACTGGTGCATTTGGTGGATGATAAGATCCACGCCCGTTCTACAGGGCCATACTCGCTGGTGACTCAGCAACCCTTGGGTGGTAAAGCACAACAAGGTGGTCAACGGTTTGGGGAAATGGAAGTGTGGGCATTGGAAGCCTTTGGTGCGGCTTACACCTTACAGGAGTTGCTCACAGTTAAATCTGACGATATGCAAGGACGAAATGAAGCGTTAAATGCGATCGTTAAAGGTAAGGCAATTCCTAGACCTGGAACTCCAGAATCCTTTAAGGTGCTAATGCGCGAGTTGCAATCATTGGGGTTAGACATTGCCGTACACAAGGTAGAAACCCAAGCAGATGGCAGTTCCCTAGATGTGGAAGTCGATTTGATGGCAGACCAATCAGCCCGTCGCACACCTCCACGACCCACTTACGAATCTCTTTCCCGCGAATCGCTGGATGATGACGAATAA
- a CDS encoding TatD family hydrolase — MQLVDTHVHLNFDSFQPDLATVRSRWQEAGVVRLVHSCVHPEEFASIQSLAHEFPEISFAVGLHPLDADKWNSETAEKIKTLASSDSNVVAIGEMGLDFYKADNYEHQLMVFESQLAIASVLNLPVIIHCRDAAEATRKVLQKWCELKGERVRGVMHCWGGTPEETQWFLDLGFYISFSGTVTFKNAKAIQSSAAMVSSDRLLIETDCPFLAPVPKRGERRNEPAYVLYVAEQVAKLRQETVETIAHQTTQNACELFGLSI; from the coding sequence ATGCAACTGGTAGATACGCACGTTCACCTTAACTTTGATAGTTTTCAGCCAGATTTAGCAACAGTGCGATCGCGGTGGCAAGAAGCAGGAGTAGTACGTTTAGTACATTCCTGTGTTCACCCAGAGGAGTTTGCCAGCATTCAATCTCTAGCGCACGAGTTTCCCGAAATCAGCTTTGCCGTGGGATTACACCCTCTAGATGCTGATAAATGGAATAGCGAAACAGCCGAGAAAATCAAAACTTTAGCTAGTTCTGACTCGAATGTAGTCGCAATTGGAGAAATGGGACTGGATTTTTACAAAGCTGATAACTATGAGCATCAGCTGATGGTATTTGAGTCACAGTTAGCGATCGCTTCTGTTCTCAACTTACCAGTAATTATCCACTGCCGCGATGCTGCTGAAGCAACCAGAAAAGTGTTGCAAAAATGGTGCGAACTAAAGGGAGAAAGAGTGCGGGGTGTCATGCATTGCTGGGGAGGAACGCCAGAAGAAACTCAATGGTTTCTCGATCTAGGCTTCTACATCAGCTTTAGCGGGACGGTAACGTTCAAAAACGCCAAAGCGATCCAATCCTCAGCTGCGATGGTGAGTAGCGATCGCCTACTAATTGAAACAGACTGCCCATTTCTCGCCCCAGTTCCGAAACGGGGTGAGAGGCGGAACGAGCCTGCCTACGTACTTTATGTAGCCGAGCAAGTAGCTAAACTGCGTCAAGAAACAGTAGAAACGATCGCCCATCAAACCACCCAGAATGCCTGTGAACTATTCGGTCTGTCAATATAA
- the rpsT gene encoding 30S ribosomal protein S20, which yields MANTKSALKRAQIAERNRLRNKAYKSAVKTLMKKYTNAVAVYAANPSPELQQEAEARLSEAYGKIDKAVKRGVLHANNGARKKSRLAHKLKPLTQTAAQ from the coding sequence GTGGCGAATACAAAGTCTGCTCTCAAGCGTGCCCAAATCGCAGAACGTAACCGACTGCGTAATAAAGCTTACAAATCAGCAGTTAAGACGCTGATGAAGAAATACACTAATGCTGTAGCTGTCTATGCAGCTAATCCTAGCCCAGAATTACAACAAGAAGCAGAGGCTCGCTTATCCGAAGCTTACGGCAAAATCGATAAAGCAGTCAAACGGGGTGTCCTTCACGCCAACAATGGGGCAAGGAAAAAGTCAAGATTGGCTCATAAACTAAAGCCCTTAACTCAAACAGCCGCTCAATAG